AGCAGATTCAGCACGCGGCCGAGCGTGGCCGGGCCGACGGGCATGGTGATCTCGTCCCCTGTATTGACGACCTCCATTCCCCGGACCAGGCCGTCGGTGGTGTCCAGGGCGATGGTGCGCACGGTGTTTTCGCCGAGATGCTGGGCGACTTCCAGGGTGAGGTTATTCTTTTTATCGTTGATGGACGGGTTACTGGCCTTCAGGGCGCTGTAAATCAGCGGCAGTTTTCCTTCCGGGAAACTGACGTCGACAACGGCGCCAAGGACCTGCGTGATTTTTCCATTTTCGAGTTGTTTGGCTGTGCTCATAAGGGTCCTTTTTATTGTAAGGCTTCTTTGCCCGACACGATCTCGATCAATTCCTTGGTGATGTTCGCCTGGCGGGCGCGGTTGCGCAGGAGCGTGAACCAGTCGATCAGATCGGAGGCGTTTTGGGAAGCGCTGTCCATGGCGGTCATGCGCGCGCCATGCTCTCCGGCGGAGTTCTCCAGCAGCGCGAAATAAATCCGGAAAAATAAATACTTGGGAATGAGGACGTCCAGCAACTGGCTGCGCCGGGGCTCAAAAAGATAGTCCGCGTTCCACTCCTGCTCTCCGGGCCGGAGAAGATGCGGTTCGATCGGCAGTATCTGGAGAAACGCCGGTTTCTGGGACAAGGGGCTGTTGAAGACGTTGTAGCAGACATGGATCTCGTCGTATTTCTTCGAGAGGAAAAATTCCATCAGATCTCTTCCGATGGCCTTTGCAACAGCGAAGTCCGGGCGCGCGGTGGAATTCTCATAGAATTTTTCCACCTGCACGGTTTTTCGGAAATGCGCGTACCCGCGTTTTCCGCAAAAACTCATGGCCACGAATTTGTATTTGGCCCCCTCACTCTGCCGCCAGAGTTCGACGCCTTTGATCAGGG
This window of the Candidatus Omnitrophota bacterium genome carries:
- the atpG gene encoding ATP synthase F1 subunit gamma, whose amino-acid sequence is MPSVKEYNVKLQSLHNTEKITKTMKLVSMSKLYRAHEAQKRAKLYATDLTELLGRIAGAVELSAHPLLTPRENVNNVLVLLITSDRGLCGSFNNTLIKGVELWRQSEGAKYKFVAMSFCGKRGYAHFRKTVQVEKFYENSTARPDFAVAKAIGRDLMEFFLSKKYDEIHVCYNVFNSPLSQKPAFLQILPIEPHLLRPGEQEWNADYLFEPRRSQLLDVLIPKYLFFRIYFALLENSAGEHGARMTAMDSASQNASDLIDWFTLLRNRARQANITKELIEIVSGKEALQ